In the genome of Aedes aegypti strain LVP_AGWG chromosome 2, AaegL5.0 Primary Assembly, whole genome shotgun sequence, the window GCTGACTGTAATGGTCATACTCTCCAGCACCGAGTTTTCGCATCCTGCGAGCATGATCCCGATACTTTTTCCAACCTTGCAGCTCAAGCACCAACAGTTCCGTATGCGAGCAGACATAATCCAGTACCCGCATCAGACCATCGTCACCGTGATTCAAATGGATGTACATCAAAACGGAAAAGCAACACAGGAAGTCAAATCGTTTGATGTCCTTCTTGAGCATGTATCTCTCAATTTGGTTCGTTTCTTTGCTAGAAGACACCTCGCTGATGTCCGCGTGTGCGAACTCCAAAAATTGCGATCCATGATCGGCGGTGGCTTTTTCTACAAGCTCTTGATCGATATCAACTCCGAGGACTTGTATTTGCTGCTCTGGACAAacgtttttcagtttttcaaaaagttcgcGGGTCAGCTTTCCGCTATTGCAACCGACGTCAAGCAGGTAGATGTCCTTTCCCTCCTGGTGTTTATCAATCAACTTCAAGAGCTCAGGAAGACATTTTTCGATGTACTTCGGCCGGCTGTCTTCGCTGCGAAACTCGTAATATTGATGGTAGCTACCATGACGCACCCCGTCCTAGAAAATAAGTGATATGTGATGCTTTGGTTCAACGAATGTTTCATTTACTGTACCGTCTCACTAGATGTATTCGATTTGAGAGGAGTCTCGTCCTGAAATATGTAGAAAATAACTATTGTTTTCTAGAATAAGGGCTTAAGGAAAAGGATCGCTTTCGATTTCCCAATACTCTGTTTTGTGAGTTGGGGTTATCTGAAAGTTCTAATTACCACGCTTTCTGATTTCCTTTTTCGAGTTTGGTCCGACATGTTGTAGATAAACAGAAGTTGTTGATAGAAACATTGGTAGATATGAAATAAACGGTCTTCGACAAAACGCCAATGACAGTCCATTTGGGCCAGGTGTTGTTACGGTTAGGTTCGTGAACGTTTCCAACGCTCACGACTAGAGGGCACCAGTATGTTGCAATGGGCTGAATATATGCGTCCTTATATGCAAGTACTCAACTTTGAATATTAATTCAAATATGGATGATAGTATCAAACTTTGCAACTGATTTTATTTTCATCAGGGGGAAGGGGTGTTATTAAAGAGGCATTGTCAATTTCCCAAGCATCGGCAATTTACACGACACTGAGGACAgttttacagttgaggtcaaaatacccGTGTAGGGATTACGAGAGGTTAAAAGCAGAGtatagttaaaataaaatatgtttgtgAACCAACGAACTGTTTAACTAGtactgaaaatgaaatcaaATCAGATCATAGTAGGCATAGATTTACGTAAGAAAAAGAGGAATCAGTTTGTTGATGTGTTTTGGAAAGAATAAACGTGCTTTTATAATGATGAAGAAAGTGTTGATTATTTAATCTAACTCGATTGAAGTTCTAAGGGAAGCGTAATCGGGAAAGAGACTAAATTCGGCTACTTAAAAAGGTCCAGTCACTACAACCCGTAATTGTCAAAGGACACACATTCTAGTCGAAATTTAAAGCTCTGCCGTTTTTTTGTTTATATCCTTCAAAAACTTCTTATAAGAATTCTCCAAAGGAATCCGTCAACAATATAGGTAACTAATGGGGCAACCCGCGGCATCAATGAGACCCTCTTCTATACTGCCTTTGGGTGGACATATTCGTTTGAAAATCCTCGACCATGAAAACACTTCAACACCGTTTAACAATACTGAAACCCACTTTATTTGCTTTTCTTACACACAGGTACCTTTTATTGCTTCCTGCCACTTTCTTAGAGCTTATATCCTACCACTTCCTCTCGTTCTGGTAGCAGGGCCCTTTCTTCTTTTCGCTGACTCACCTTTGGATTTGCTTGGAGATGGCCCGCTGTTGACAAAATTGACACAAGAAGTGCCTCGTCCGTTTTTCAGTCTCTAGCATAACGTACCAGCAGTGCAGCGTTCTTGAGGCGGTAGGACCACTTAAGTTCTTCGGTCTACTTCATGCACTCCACGGCCTAGGGCGGTTATCCTCAACATTGctaatttattcatttttttatctttcgatataatttttcaaggatattgccaattattttttgttacttttgaagaaaaattcaaaaaaatgccAGTTTACGTGATAAAATATCCGAGAAATAAAATGTTTCTTgttcttcaatttttgaaagCATATCTACAGAAgatttagggacaaaatgtcgaaaaacaaaacgtcgaaacccaAGACGTcgaaaaggacaaaacgtcgaagggacaacaTGTCGGAAGCAGTAATTTTTCAAGCGAATATGACTATACCGTTGCCAATGACAAAAATGGTTGCGATGCAATCGGCGTTGGAAACAgcaaaacttaaaatgttcatcaaagtAAGTAtggatcaaattttcagaaaaatggcaATCTTACATCCATTTCTGACCAGAGAAACAGCTGTGCAATCCTTCGAGAAGAAGATTGAAAAAGAAGCCTGAGTATCAAtggtatcaatatccggacactttgaaaatattcttcaaTTACAAGTTAAATTAAATGTTAATATGTTTGGTTTTACACATAATTTATACTGTCCATAACGCTGATCATTTATATTCTATTTACCATTGCCATAatagaaatgaaaataaaaatgtaccCCAGTTAGACATCATTTCATTGTCAGTGCTAGTTCAGTTTTATGAAACGGTGACGAACACATCAtaacattcaaaagatgtttcaCGCCATTTCAATGCTGTTCGCCAGGGAAGGTGTTGAACCGGCTGAGCACGTTCACGGCATAGCAGTTGTCCGGACGAGCACTTTGGGCGAGGTACATTAGACAGCCCACAGCTTTTCTGTACGGTACATCCTCCATACGCTCCTCGTCTTCAGCAGTCGACGGACACATTTCCTTCATCAGCTTCTTGCTTGCATTCATAGGGTAGTAACAGGGTTGCACTTGGCCATTTAAAAACGGTCAAGCATGGCGTCAATACACGCTTCCTGATCCAGAGAAACCGCTTCTTTGGTTCTGGTAATCCAGATACCCAGGGCGTATTTTGATGGTCCAATGTCGTTCATTTTCCTGTTCTCCTGATTCAATTTACCTGAAAATGAGGTCATCAACGACGTATACAGCAACGAATAGCACCTTGCCACCATTGATACGATCTGATACGATAGTATACACATGGATCGTAAACAGTAGATTCCAGTCCCAATTTTCGAAGCGCTGCATCCAACTTCGAATTTCAGACGCGGCTGGATTGCTTGAGGCGGCAAACTTTGGGTTTCTTGCCACCATCCACGAAGCAAGGGGGTTACTCCATATAAATTTTCTCCACTAAATCGCCCTGCAGGAACGCTGAAACGGCATCCATTTGGTCCACTTTCAGGCCTCATCATGCAGCCAGCGCGAAAAGGTATCGCAGCAAACTACAGTCACCATTGTTAAACCCATTATTTCATACGCATCAATTTTTTGGTGGGAAAAAACCAAACAAGTCGCTACTCAAGCTAAGTTAAATAAACTACAAAGGCTTGCTACTATTTCAATTACTGGGGCAATACGAAACACCCCTTCAAATGCGTTGAACGcaatgttaaatcttcttccacTTCATGACTATATACAAATGGATGCAGTTAAGAGTGCTATCAGAGTCAGAAGGTCCTTAGATAGGGCTGATAGTGAACTAAAAGGACATATGACTATATTGAAGCACTTCAAAATAAGTCCAGTGTACTTAGTGAACGAAGATTATATGTTGAAGCGTAACTTTTTTGATCATCGTTTTTGGGTTGCTGATGTAACTCGCCAGGATTGGGACACAGGAGGACCAACTTTCCGATCTGGATCATTAATTTTTTTCACTGATGGTTCAAAACAAGATAACATGGTAGGGTCAGGAGTGTTTGGCCCAGGAGTAAATGTATCTTATGCACTGGGAAGTTGGCCAACAGTTTTTCAGGCCGAAATTTATGCCATTCTTGAATGCGCTGACATTTGTCTTAAAAGGCGCTACCGGAATGCTAATATATGTATTTGTTCGGATAGCAAAGCAGCCTTAAACGCTTTGAAGTCTAGAACTTACACATCAAGACTTGTTTGGGAGTGTTCCAAGCTACTGCAGCAGTTGTCCTATCGTAATAAGGTTAATCTATATTGGGTTCCTGGCCATTGCGGAATAGAAGGAAATGAAAAAGCTGATCAGTTAGCAAAACAAGGTTCTTCCATGCAATTTATAGGGCCTCAACCGTTCTTCGGAATGGCCTCTTGTGCTCTGAAAATGCAATTAAAGAGCTGGATGAAGGCAAAAATTAAACTAAACTGGAAGAACGCAATGGACTCTCGTCAGTCCAAACGATTCATCGAACCAGACGCCTATCAAACGCTGAGGTTGTTAAACCTCAATAAACACGATCTAAGTACTTATACTGGCTTATTAACAGGCCACTGCCCCAGCAAACGTTACCTTAAAATTATAGGTAAATTGCCAGAAGATATGTGTCGTTTCTGTAAATTAGAAAGCGAAAGCACTGAACATTTGTTGTGCAAGTGTGTTGCACTATACCACAAGCGTTGTAGATATTTAGATAAAGGCTTGCTAGAGCCTAATGAAATTCAGTACTATCATCCAAAACAGGTACTACATTTTATCCGAAACGTGGTACCTGATTGGGATGCACGCCAATAGCTGTGGAGATAGTTACTTCATATAGAAACATATTTCTACAGTACGGCAAAAACAAAGAGGATaacaccacaatagatcaacttaatggtcgcagtggtatcatgtccccacagaggaaaaaaaaaaaaactacagtcaccccacgcagtttaatcacccacaatttatgaatcagctaatttcaaaagacaaaattattatcaaacctACCACAAAGCATCACAGAATCATTTCAATGctttttatctcagtaaaaCAGCTCTTGATCGCGGTGTGAACCAACAATATtgctaaattatttttgtagctATTTGGACTGCATTTTAGGCCAAATTTGTAAGCCGTGTGCCTATTGACGCCTAGCTAAAAACGATGttttaaagtttgtttcaaagattttttgtgtGAGGATGGGCCCTCGACAACATTTATAGACTCAATAAACATAGCTATGAGAGATAAATGCGTATTTATACGGATTTGGCTGAGATTTTTTAGTAGAATTGTTGATCAATAAATTGTGGGTAATATACACACCAGTCACAATTTATGAGTCAGCGTTCAAACTACTAGtacttagtatttttttttttagaatttttagttTCATATAATTCCAAGTTAATGTCAAGTTTTGTTACGGAAGAGCAAAAGTGGTTTGGGACCGTTCATAAACTACgcattttttttgtggaaaaggaATTTGAACataccgtaatccagggtaacattgatagcaACGACTCGATTCAACACTTAttgatggaatattttcaaagcatgaattCGTTCTTTTATATTCATGAGGTAATAACAATTatggtttttgcgaaaattaagGGTTATTCAAACgcaaaatttttaactttttgaaacaatgatttctatcaaatTCTATTATACTGCCGAAGATTTGTGTCTCGCATGAGATTTGCAAACGACACGGTCAAAGAAAATACGATTATTACTAAAAATAGCTCCGCCGAAAATGATTCCGTAGTCTAAACTCTCATAAGTATGTTCAACTAAGCTAAATTAATGAATAACTATGTTTCTTTGAAGTGCATCTTctgatgaaaaaagttttgtgatcaatccacctagcagtgagatagaaaaactattttttcaaaacatttagaaagacatatgatgtcttcggcaaaatgttaaaaatcttagtaaaaagTTGTGAACAATTAtgattttaaacgattttttcatACGACTTTGTGtacattctgaaaaaaaaaattgtaactcctttacaaaatttttaacatttttcatgtcttctacaaagttgttagatatcttaaaacacgtgtttttactgaaaatcacagctctctatctcttgaagtaaaggaattatcggtagaaatcgttttaataaggctaaTATGTTTAATAGTAAGAACCCATGAAAAGACACTTATAGACAAATGTTTTTATCATCTGCCGAAAGGAAatatatggtactttcatgatttgtatgagttgtctgcgccattttgcgccaaaGGCAGTTATaggggcctaaactaccccttgaaaatgAGTAATTCACAAATAACTTTGTaacttcaaaagatagcgtgATGTTCACCAAAAACACgagttttttcatgacaaaaaactttgtagaagccacaaaaaatgtcaaaattcttggaaaaaagttatgattaaaaatatgattttcaggGGCCATTCACaaacaacggcatatatctcaaaaagcataagagatagaaaaattatgtcttggacaaagttgattcaaattgccaattctacaactttgccgaagacaccacatgtctatctaaatgttaaaaaaaaaacagttttctatctcactgcaaGGTGCAAggacaaaacttttttcatcagAAGATGCGCTtgaatataccaagaaacttctccgaacataatatatcgctaaaatcaacggtttgggcgctactcaaaaagcgcatgaaatcgacgaaataaaacacagtggaatacaacaatttgttttctaatcttttatttatttagttcactagtttgaagaagtaaggactaggattctgatgcatgaaCAATATCGGTGTTATTTCTTGGCATTATCAAAGGATCCGATTTgcactgataaaggggcgcgcctgtagagagtgtacccaccacattcttcaaagggtataaatagcggaacctttcaattagaattcttcctgcgatcaagttaggaactacaactgtaagaaaaccgaatactttatcacttctcaatagtgataaggcatcacgacatgcactaaacaaaggaaaCGGGATacactacaatagatcaaatattggtcgcagtggtttatgttccgaacagaaaaaaaaatgctaaacgtttaaaatatattCCCAAAACTCTCAAACCagtgattataaaaaaaaaactttataccaaagtacaataaaaaaaaatggcgaaAACTACCCAACAGTGCTATGTGGAGGTTACTATCTCGCTGTATACAGGTGTTCTAAAGGTGAGTGTATGGTATTTAGTCATCAAGCGTATTATCCTGATAGTTCTTTGTTCCAAAGGCTtaccattcaaaaatataaccTTTCATGATTATTCGAAAGACCGTATCGTGAGAACTCGCCACGATCAAAACCACGAAACGTGCTACATTTAATGAATGAACAAAAACATGAACTCAAAAAGAATcctcataaataaataaattaatattaattTTGTGAATTATGTATTATCAAATACACTATTTGGCATTTTCTTTAGACTTTACGACTTGCGAAAAACTTGCGGCGGGGTAAGCGTAAAACTATTCAGCCATGGttaaacctctctgccatgcctttcccctaatccatacactcccgcatgtactggcgtagatgcagtggtatatacggtctacgtgggagccagtataatgcatcatcaattcctcccccttccccacattggtctgcattctgacgtggcaggcaccattgtcgctaaaaaatagaagatcaccagcacttacacactgagaatgcctgttagtcccaagcagtcattcggttggtccttgtgtaagtgcagctgatctggcgatactggagtagcatccacgggcggccaatcaagctcaagctcaagctcaagctcagccATGGTTAAAGTTGGTGCTGCAAGATATGGTGCGTGAATTAGATGAGTTCTTTGAAGTAATTACGCTCAATGCTGTGTCATCATCTGTAGCAAGCAAGCAGTTTCCATCCGACAGTCATTCATAAGACCGTTACTGGATTGATCGACTATGTAAGAGCTAGGCGGAACGTGGATGATTGCCGAATCAAAATCGGCATAGATGGAGGGCAGGGATCTTTCAAAATATGCTTGAATATTGAAGAAAGCCCAACAGTTGGATATAAAGATTCCGGAGTGAAGCGATCCATTATCCTTGCACTTTGTCCTAACGTCTCTGAAAACTATGAAATCGTCTCGAAGATCTGGACCCATCTGCAACTTCAGTCATTGCGAgccatatttcagatgtcacccgtcgactcccatagtaatccagtcacatagagtaacaactgtcgaaaatctcgagtgacagagctgaatcgagtgattttttcggtcgacagtgactctagtcgagtcattttgatcaactcgacttataaaatagacccctctggcAGAACTATAAAATGCCAGAATTTCATAAACAATATTCAAGAAAACTGCTGTCTGCTGTTGTATCGCACAACAGCAGCCATATTATGTAAAATAATCAAGAGAATTGAAACGATAAAATACCTTgtcatacat includes:
- the LOC5568092 gene encoding pre-miRNA 5'-monophosphate methyltransferase, translating into MDCHWRFVEDRLFHIYQCFYQQLLFIYNMSDQTRKRKSESVDETPLKSNTSSETDGVRHGSYHQYYEFRSEDSRPKYIEKCLPELLKLIDKHQEGKDIYLLDVGCNSGKLTRELFEKLKNVCPEQQIQVLGVDIDQELVEKATADHGSQFLEFAHADISEVSSSKETNQIERYMLKKDIKRFDFLCCFSVLMYIHLNHGDDGLMRVLDYVCSHTELLVLELQGWKKYRDHARRMRKLGAGEYDHYSQLTWKGSNGFLEEQISDYVVSRGFTVISNTEEKNEFNRDVVIYARNKS